The following coding sequences lie in one Halorarum halophilum genomic window:
- a CDS encoding ArsR/SmtB family transcription factor yields the protein MADILPSTPDLGSPEDREPRVLGVDADDAEDVLSALSSDTARSVLAALHREPGPASDVADRVDTSLQNAQYHLKRLREAGLVEVGGTAYSEKGREMDVYAPADRALVLVAGREEDTRGLKGTLKRLLGGVGVVALVSVFIETWLDGPFAPTLPFGTMASGGADGGAATGQGGGEVSVMAADAAEQAVAEPTLWEQVVASPGALFFLGGVVALSLAVGYVYWRRSR from the coding sequence ATGGCCGACATCCTGCCCTCCACCCCCGACCTCGGCAGCCCCGAGGACCGCGAACCACGGGTGCTCGGCGTCGACGCGGACGACGCCGAGGACGTGCTCTCCGCGCTCTCCTCGGACACCGCCCGGTCGGTCCTCGCCGCGCTCCACCGCGAGCCCGGCCCCGCGAGCGACGTCGCCGACCGCGTGGACACGAGCCTCCAGAACGCCCAGTACCACCTGAAGCGGCTCCGGGAAGCCGGCCTCGTCGAGGTCGGCGGCACCGCCTACTCCGAGAAGGGTCGCGAGATGGACGTGTACGCGCCGGCCGACCGCGCGCTCGTGCTCGTCGCCGGCCGCGAGGAGGACACGCGCGGGCTGAAAGGCACGCTGAAGCGCCTGCTCGGCGGCGTCGGCGTCGTCGCGCTCGTCTCCGTGTTCATCGAGACGTGGCTCGACGGGCCGTTCGCGCCGACGCTCCCGTTCGGAACGATGGCGTCCGGCGGCGCGGACGGCGGCGCCGCTACCGGCCAGGGCGGCGGCGAGGTGAGCGTGATGGCCGCGGACGCGGCGGAGCAAGCGGTCGCCGAACCGACGCTGTGGGAGCAGGTCGTGGCCTCCCCCGGCGCGCTGTTCTTCCTCGGGGGAGTCGTGGCGCTCTCGCTGGCGGTAGGATACGTCTACTGGCGACGGAGCCGGTAA
- a CDS encoding DUF7859 family protein has protein sequence MVLDLLGEAVAANPVLTAILVVMIALLLGAYLFVRRILVSAKEGYRAGQSER, from the coding sequence ATGGTACTCGACCTCCTCGGCGAGGCGGTCGCCGCGAACCCCGTGCTCACGGCCATCCTCGTCGTCATGATCGCGCTGCTGCTCGGGGCCTACCTCTTCGTCCGGCGCATCCTCGTCAGCGCGAAGGAGGGCTACCGGGCCGGTCAGAGCGAGCGGTAA
- a CDS encoding cation diffusion facilitator family transporter encodes MAGSKSVVIAALIANGAIAVMKFVGYLLTGSPSMLSETYHSISDTGNQVFLLFGIRYSGQKASRAHPYGYGKAQFFYAFLVSVLLFGIAGWESLKHGWNALTHGGHGAEQADVIIGGVNLTNLLPVEAFWVNVVVLLGAIAFETYAFAMAYAELRRQTDLYGWSGFREAFRKTSDVTTLTAFTEDAVALGGAVIALVGITATRITGVEAYDAASAVVIGVLLMGFAVALALENKRLLLGESLPADVESGLRGEISGHDGVTGVDGFRTMFIGPGEALVTADVSFDPDLVTGDIEEDIHQIESKLRKRDNRVRIVYIEPEV; translated from the coding sequence ATGGCCGGGAGCAAATCCGTCGTCATCGCCGCGCTCATCGCGAACGGCGCCATCGCCGTGATGAAGTTCGTCGGCTACCTGCTCACGGGGAGCCCGTCGATGCTCTCGGAGACGTACCACTCCATCTCGGACACGGGGAACCAGGTGTTCCTCCTGTTCGGCATCCGGTACTCCGGGCAGAAGGCGAGCCGCGCGCACCCGTACGGCTACGGCAAGGCGCAGTTCTTCTACGCGTTCCTCGTCTCGGTGCTGCTGTTCGGTATCGCGGGTTGGGAGTCGCTGAAGCACGGCTGGAACGCCCTCACACACGGCGGACACGGCGCGGAACAGGCGGACGTAATCATCGGCGGCGTGAACCTCACGAACCTCCTCCCCGTCGAGGCGTTCTGGGTGAACGTCGTCGTCCTCCTCGGCGCCATCGCCTTCGAGACGTACGCGTTCGCCATGGCGTACGCCGAACTGCGCCGGCAGACCGACCTGTACGGCTGGTCGGGCTTCCGCGAGGCGTTCCGGAAGACGAGCGACGTGACGACGCTCACCGCCTTCACCGAGGACGCGGTCGCGCTCGGGGGCGCCGTCATCGCGCTGGTCGGCATCACCGCCACGCGGATCACCGGCGTCGAGGCGTACGACGCCGCCTCCGCGGTGGTCATCGGCGTCCTCCTGATGGGGTTCGCGGTCGCGCTGGCCCTGGAGAACAAGCGCCTGCTGCTCGGCGAGTCGCTGCCCGCGGACGTGGAGTCGGGGCTGCGAGGCGAGATCAGCGGCCACGACGGCGTCACCGGCGTCGACGGCTTCCGGACGATGTTCATCGGCCCGGGCGAGGCGCTCGTCACGGCCGACGTGAGCTTCGATCCCGACCTCGTGACCGGCGACATCGAAGAGGACATCCACCAGATCGAGTCGAAACTGCGGAAGCGGGACAACCGGGTCCGGATCGTCTACATCGAACCCGAGGTGTGA
- a CDS encoding L-threonylcarbamoyladenylate synthase, whose translation MADPDSDSDSRGDARADIQSAVEAIRAGELVVYPTETVYGLAADATDPDAVERVFEAKGRSREEPLSVAFADVDAALAATAASDRAERFLRAFLPGPVTVVVERGPDLPDVLTAGSERVGVRVPDHPLARSLAREAGPITATSANRSGEGSVRHAADLAPGFRDLVAVVLDAGETPGGESTVVDPQRGIIHRPGLRADAVREWLASEP comes from the coding sequence ATGGCGGACCCCGACTCCGATTCGGACTCCCGCGGCGACGCCCGCGCCGACATCCAGTCGGCAGTCGAGGCGATCCGCGCGGGGGAACTCGTCGTCTACCCCACCGAGACGGTGTACGGCCTCGCCGCCGACGCGACCGACCCGGACGCCGTCGAGCGCGTCTTCGAGGCCAAGGGCCGCTCGCGCGAGGAACCGCTCTCGGTCGCGTTCGCCGACGTGGACGCGGCGCTGGCGGCGACGGCGGCGAGCGACCGCGCCGAGCGGTTCCTCCGGGCGTTCCTCCCCGGTCCCGTCACCGTGGTCGTGGAGCGCGGCCCCGACCTCCCGGACGTGCTGACCGCCGGGAGCGAGCGCGTCGGGGTCAGGGTCCCTGACCACCCGCTCGCCCGGTCACTCGCCCGGGAAGCCGGGCCGATCACGGCGACGAGCGCGAATCGGTCGGGGGAGGGGAGCGTCCGGCACGCCGCCGATCTGGCCCCCGGCTTCCGCGACCTAGTCGCGGTCGTCCTCGACGCCGGCGAGACGCCCGGCGGGGAGAGCACCGTCGTCGACCCCCAGCGCGGGATCATCCACCGTCCCGGACTCCGGGCCGACGCGGTACGCGAGTGGCTCGCGTCGGAGCCGTAG
- a CDS encoding hemolysin family protein has product MGLSTAYTSLVARALLQGGGIVDSFPINDTTITIAGAVAVVVLIALSGFFSSSEIAMFSLANHRVEFLVEEGRRGARTVQKLKDDPHRLLVTILVGNNIVNIAMSSISTAIVSIYFDPGPAVLISTFGITSLVLLFGESAPKSYAVENTESWSLRIARPLKYSEYVLLPLVVTFDYLTRVVNKVTGGRSAIETSYVTRDEIQNMIQTGEREGVIEEDEREMLDRIFRFNRTIAKEVMTPRLDINAVPKDASLDEAIETCVQADHERVPVYEGNLDNIVGVVNVRDLVRARYYGEGHQDLASVVQPTLHVPESKNADELLEEMQESRMQMVVVIDEFGTTEGILTLEDMVEEIVGDILEGDEKEPFEFVDDQTVLVRGEVNIDEVNEVLGIDLPEGEEFETLAGFVFNRAGRLVEEGEEIEFDNVAIRIEQVDNTRIMRARVTITEEQEETEVDEESEPEVEN; this is encoded by the coding sequence ATGGGTTTGTCGACGGCATACACATCTCTAGTGGCTCGCGCGCTCCTGCAGGGAGGCGGGATCGTCGATTCGTTTCCGATCAACGATACGACGATCACCATCGCCGGTGCCGTCGCCGTGGTCGTCCTCATCGCGCTCTCGGGGTTCTTCTCGTCCTCGGAGATCGCGATGTTCTCGCTCGCGAACCACCGCGTCGAGTTCCTCGTCGAGGAGGGCCGGCGTGGCGCACGGACCGTCCAGAAGCTGAAGGACGACCCCCACCGGCTGCTCGTCACCATCCTCGTCGGGAACAACATCGTCAACATCGCGATGTCCTCCATCTCGACGGCCATCGTCAGCATCTACTTCGACCCCGGGCCGGCCGTCCTCATCTCCACGTTCGGCATCACCTCGCTGGTGCTCCTGTTCGGCGAGTCCGCCCCGAAGAGCTACGCCGTCGAGAACACCGAGTCCTGGTCGCTCCGCATCGCGCGGCCGCTGAAGTACTCCGAGTACGTCCTGCTCCCGCTCGTCGTCACGTTCGACTACCTCACCCGCGTGGTCAACAAGGTGACCGGCGGGCGCTCGGCCATCGAGACGTCGTACGTCACCCGCGACGAGATCCAGAACATGATCCAGACCGGGGAGCGCGAGGGCGTCATCGAGGAGGACGAGCGCGAGATGCTCGACCGCATCTTCCGGTTCAACCGCACCATCGCCAAGGAGGTGATGACCCCGCGGCTCGACATCAACGCCGTCCCGAAGGACGCGAGCCTCGACGAGGCGATCGAGACCTGCGTCCAGGCCGACCACGAGCGCGTCCCGGTCTACGAGGGGAACCTCGACAACATCGTCGGCGTCGTGAACGTCCGTGATCTCGTCCGGGCGCGCTACTACGGCGAGGGGCACCAGGACCTCGCGTCGGTCGTCCAGCCCACCCTGCACGTCCCCGAGTCGAAGAACGCCGACGAGCTGCTCGAGGAGATGCAGGAGTCGCGGATGCAGATGGTGGTCGTCATCGACGAGTTCGGCACCACCGAGGGCATCCTCACGCTCGAGGACATGGTCGAGGAGATCGTCGGCGACATCCTCGAGGGCGACGAGAAGGAGCCGTTCGAGTTCGTCGACGACCAGACGGTACTGGTGCGCGGCGAGGTGAACATCGACGAGGTGAACGAGGTGCTCGGCATCGACCTTCCGGAGGGCGAGGAGTTCGAGACGCTCGCCGGCTTCGTGTTCAACCGCGCCGGTCGCCTGGTCGAGGAGGGCGAGGAGATCGAGTTCGACAACGTCGCCATCCGCATCGAGCAGGTGGACAACACCCGCATCATGCGCGCCCGGGTCACCATCACCGAGGAGCAGGAGGAGACCGAGGTCGACGAGGAGTCCGAGCCGGAAGTCGAGAACTGA
- the samp2 gene encoding ubiquitin-like small modifier protein SAMP2 translates to MDVTVEVVGEGVEEVSLAGDATYADLCRAVGYSPHEVTALVDGSPVPDDRAVDAARVKVLRLIKGG, encoded by the coding sequence ATGGACGTGACCGTCGAGGTCGTCGGCGAGGGGGTCGAGGAGGTGTCCCTGGCCGGGGACGCGACGTACGCCGACCTCTGCCGGGCGGTCGGCTACTCGCCGCACGAGGTGACGGCGCTGGTGGACGGGTCGCCCGTGCCCGACGACCGCGCGGTCGACGCGGCTCGGGTGAAGGTGCTCCGGCTCATCAAGGGCGGATGA
- a CDS encoding bactofilin family protein: MSSRAARVVPVVVLCAVLAVGPVVGGTAATQPGDGVPSGPFTTVAVAPGETVEGRVTATGGRVVVAGTVEGNLRAYGAVVVLTGDAVVTGDVQAFGGRVVVDGEVSGPVTAYGGTVAVAGTTGDLNAGGGTVRLSGTTGDATVLGGTAVLADGATVDGDFEYDARLDDRGGAVAGERLATDSLLGPVGAVLRLAGWLPVVLTLLGGALGFALARADPRTDVLTRRVREAPVRAVARGTGVALASLVGVLLVAATVVGLPLLGLLAPLLLAGALVLLALGSRVVGGVVADYLPVSADAAGLAVAVSAAALATVPVVGPAAPLLLALPGAGAAAPSARSLRIRSLLSVRGSRE, translated from the coding sequence GTGTCGTCCCGCGCCGCCCGCGTCGTGCCGGTCGTCGTCCTCTGTGCCGTCCTCGCCGTCGGCCCCGTCGTCGGCGGAACCGCGGCCACCCAACCCGGCGACGGCGTCCCGTCGGGACCGTTCACCACAGTCGCGGTCGCGCCCGGCGAGACCGTCGAGGGGCGGGTGACGGCCACGGGCGGCCGGGTCGTCGTTGCCGGCACCGTCGAGGGGAACCTCCGCGCGTACGGCGCCGTCGTCGTCCTGACCGGGGACGCCGTCGTGACCGGCGACGTGCAGGCGTTCGGCGGCCGCGTCGTCGTCGACGGCGAGGTCAGTGGACCGGTCACGGCCTACGGCGGAACGGTCGCAGTCGCGGGGACCACCGGCGACCTCAACGCCGGCGGCGGGACTGTCCGGCTCTCGGGGACGACCGGCGACGCGACGGTCCTCGGCGGGACGGCCGTCCTCGCCGACGGCGCGACCGTGGACGGCGACTTCGAGTACGACGCCCGACTCGACGACCGCGGCGGAGCCGTGGCGGGCGAGCGACTGGCGACGGACTCCCTGCTCGGTCCGGTCGGGGCCGTGCTCCGACTCGCCGGCTGGCTTCCCGTGGTCCTCACGCTGCTCGGCGGGGCGCTCGGTTTCGCGCTCGCCCGCGCCGATCCGCGGACTGACGTGCTGACGAGGCGGGTCCGCGAGGCGCCGGTACGGGCCGTCGCTCGGGGAACCGGGGTCGCGCTCGCGTCACTGGTCGGGGTCCTCCTCGTCGCCGCGACGGTCGTCGGCCTCCCGTTGCTCGGCCTGCTGGCGCCGCTCCTCCTCGCGGGCGCCCTCGTCTTGCTCGCGCTCGGGAGCCGCGTCGTCGGCGGGGTCGTCGCCGACTACCTCCCGGTCTCGGCGGACGCGGCGGGTCTCGCCGTCGCCGTCTCGGCCGCCGCCCTCGCGACCGTACCGGTCGTCGGCCCCGCCGCTCCGCTCCTGCTCGCGCTCCCCGGCGCGGGCGCCGCGGCGCCGAGCGCGCGGTCCCTGCGAATCCGCTCCCTTCTCTCGGTTCGCGGTTCGAGGGAGTGA
- a CDS encoding DUF1428 domain-containing protein, which produces MERYVDGFVLPVPSDNLDAYREMADEAGKLWIEHGALEYFEGVGDDMEPDMDGMSVRTFPELAETGDDETAVFAFVMFESREHRDEVNARVMEDPAMDPDRSEEEMPFDPERMAYGGFRSIVNYKD; this is translated from the coding sequence ATGGAACGATACGTCGATGGATTCGTCCTCCCGGTCCCGAGCGATAACCTCGATGCGTACCGCGAAATGGCCGACGAGGCGGGAAAGCTCTGGATCGAACACGGCGCTCTCGAGTACTTCGAAGGCGTCGGGGACGACATGGAGCCGGACATGGACGGCATGTCGGTACGGACGTTCCCCGAGCTCGCGGAAACCGGGGACGACGAGACGGCCGTGTTCGCGTTCGTCATGTTCGAGTCCCGCGAGCACCGCGACGAGGTCAACGCGAGGGTGATGGAAGACCCCGCGATGGACCCGGATCGATCCGAGGAGGAGATGCCCTTCGACCCGGAGCGCATGGCCTACGGCGGCTTCCGCTCCATCGTCAACTACAAGGATTGA
- a CDS encoding inorganic phosphate transporter, which produces MVDLATLATLCVAGFASLFMAWAIGAGSSGSTPFAPAVGANAISVMRAGFIVGVLGLLGAVLQGANVTEAVGNDLVVGVSITASAAIVGLLTAAILVAIGVFAGYPIATAFTVTGAVVGVGLALGGDPAWAKYREIAALWVATPFIGGGAAYVTARLLRSESIPERPLTSALAGVVGALVANIGFSALGPEGQQGSIAGVLARGLPLPPVAGVDASLVLVTLALATLGAAALHYDTGRDAEAGQRHFLLVLGGLVAFSAGGSQVGLAIGPLVPLLDGELSVPLMAVLVGGGLGLLAGSWTGAPRMIKALAQDYSSLGPRRSIAALIPSFAIAQTAVAFGIPVSFNEIIVSAIIGSGYAAGGAGVSTRKMVFTVLAWIGSLALALGVGYGAFVVVDSVL; this is translated from the coding sequence ATGGTCGACCTCGCGACGCTGGCGACGCTCTGCGTCGCCGGCTTCGCATCCCTCTTCATGGCGTGGGCCATCGGCGCCGGCTCGTCCGGATCGACGCCGTTCGCGCCCGCGGTCGGCGCCAACGCGATCTCGGTCATGCGGGCCGGCTTCATCGTCGGCGTCCTCGGCCTGCTCGGCGCGGTTCTCCAGGGCGCGAACGTCACCGAGGCGGTCGGGAACGACCTCGTCGTCGGCGTCTCCATCACCGCGAGCGCCGCCATCGTCGGGCTGCTCACCGCGGCCATCCTCGTCGCGATCGGCGTGTTCGCGGGCTACCCCATCGCCACGGCGTTCACGGTCACGGGCGCGGTGGTCGGTGTGGGCCTCGCGCTCGGCGGCGACCCGGCGTGGGCGAAGTACCGCGAGATCGCCGCGCTGTGGGTCGCCACGCCCTTCATCGGCGGCGGGGCGGCGTACGTCACCGCGCGGCTGCTCCGGTCGGAGTCGATCCCCGAGCGCCCGCTCACCTCCGCGCTGGCGGGCGTCGTGGGGGCGCTCGTCGCCAACATCGGCTTCTCCGCGCTCGGCCCGGAGGGCCAGCAGGGCTCCATCGCCGGTGTGCTCGCAAGGGGACTCCCCCTTCCACCGGTCGCCGGCGTCGACGCGAGTCTCGTGCTCGTCACGCTCGCGCTCGCGACCCTCGGGGCCGCGGCGCTCCACTACGACACCGGCCGCGACGCCGAGGCGGGTCAACGACACTTCCTGCTCGTGCTCGGCGGCCTCGTCGCCTTCTCGGCTGGCGGCTCGCAGGTGGGGCTCGCCATCGGCCCGCTCGTCCCGCTGCTCGACGGCGAACTGTCCGTGCCCCTGATGGCGGTGCTCGTCGGCGGCGGACTCGGACTGCTCGCCGGCTCCTGGACCGGCGCCCCGCGGATGATCAAGGCGCTCGCCCAGGACTACTCCAGCCTCGGCCCGCGGCGCTCCATCGCGGCGCTCATCCCGAGTTTCGCCATCGCCCAGACCGCCGTCGCGTTCGGCATCCCCGTCTCGTTCAACGAGATCATCGTCAGCGCCATCATCGGCTCGGGGTACGCCGCGGGCGGTGCCGGCGTGAGCACCCGGAAGATGGTGTTCACGGTGCTCGCGTGGATCGGCTCGCTCGCGCTCGCGCTCGGCGTCGGCTACGGCGCGTTCGTCGTCGTCGACTCGGTACTGTGA
- a CDS encoding metallophosphoesterase, translated as MLTVVSDTHGTDGHRLRGRTLEAVRAADRVIHAGDFYREPVLDAFLAENESLFGVVGNNDDAAIRKRLPRERIVAYEGVTFAVRHRSRSGATGLVMFGRERDADVVVFGHSHRPEFDDSADLPLLNPGSHAQPRGNRAAHAELEPDPDGVGLVGRLVTTDGEVFRRFTVDPRDD; from the coding sequence GTGCTCACCGTCGTCTCGGACACCCACGGAACCGACGGCCACCGCCTCCGCGGGCGGACGCTGGAGGCGGTGCGCGCGGCCGACCGCGTGATCCACGCCGGCGACTTCTACCGCGAGCCGGTGCTCGACGCCTTCCTCGCGGAGAACGAGTCGCTGTTCGGCGTCGTCGGCAACAACGACGACGCGGCAATCCGGAAGCGGCTCCCCCGCGAGCGCATCGTCGCCTACGAGGGGGTCACGTTCGCCGTTCGACACCGGAGCCGGAGCGGCGCGACCGGGCTGGTGATGTTCGGCCGCGAGCGCGACGCCGACGTCGTCGTGTTCGGCCACAGCCACCGGCCCGAGTTCGACGACTCGGCCGACCTCCCGCTGCTGAACCCGGGGAGCCACGCGCAACCGCGAGGGAACCGTGCCGCGCACGCCGAACTGGAGCCCGACCCCGACGGGGTGGGGCTCGTCGGCCGGCTGGTCACGACGGACGGCGAGGTGTTCCGACGCTTTACGGTCGATCCGCGCGACGATTGA
- a CDS encoding CRISPR-associated protein Cas4 encodes MPAADLVAFSDLARAAYCPRQLYYARRDDREPPREATDRIDLAFRYPELRSADDETLREAPIDRPPDAYRSALDRLADREEWSGLTDPASTRTLLEGKDCRGIAHKVLDPDDGPPIPTIVSPGAPPEQGVWEPQSVRAVAAAKALAWERETEVPRALVEYPAHGVVRVARLGVRRTAAYRRVLRVVRTLDGPPPRLRGSDKCESCEYRQRCGVETRSLRSRLGL; translated from the coding sequence ATGCCCGCCGCCGACCTCGTCGCGTTCTCTGACCTCGCCAGGGCCGCCTACTGCCCGCGACAGCTCTACTACGCCCGCCGCGACGACCGCGAACCGCCCCGGGAGGCGACGGACCGCATCGACCTCGCGTTCCGGTACCCCGAACTGCGCTCGGCCGACGACGAGACGCTTCGGGAGGCGCCAATCGACCGCCCGCCGGACGCCTATCGGTCCGCACTGGACCGACTCGCCGACCGCGAGGAGTGGTCCGGGTTGACCGACCCGGCGTCGACGCGGACGTTGCTGGAGGGAAAGGACTGCCGCGGCATCGCCCACAAGGTGCTCGATCCGGACGACGGGCCGCCGATTCCGACCATCGTCTCCCCGGGAGCGCCGCCCGAGCAGGGCGTCTGGGAGCCGCAGTCGGTTCGCGCTGTCGCGGCGGCGAAGGCGCTCGCGTGGGAACGGGAGACGGAGGTTCCGCGGGCGCTCGTCGAGTACCCCGCTCACGGCGTCGTTCGCGTGGCCAGACTCGGCGTCCGCAGGACCGCAGCCTACCGACGCGTGCTTCGGGTCGTCAGGACGCTCGACGGACCGCCGCCGCGGCTCCGCGGGAGCGACAAGTGCGAGAGCTGCGAGTACCGGCAGCGGTGCGGCGTCGAGACGAGGAGCCTCCGGTCGCGGCTCGGGCTCTGA
- a CDS encoding glutaredoxin family protein, translating to MPDDPSITLYRLQACPYCERVVRSLKEHDLDYESRFVEPMHSDRDVVARLTNKRSVPAIVDEDTGVTMSESANIVEYIEHTYGAGESGDGTGTDAAGGGA from the coding sequence ATGCCAGACGATCCGTCGATCACCCTGTACCGCCTCCAGGCGTGCCCGTACTGCGAGCGGGTCGTCCGTTCGCTGAAGGAGCACGACCTCGACTACGAGTCCAGGTTCGTCGAGCCGATGCACTCGGACCGGGACGTCGTCGCGCGACTGACGAACAAGCGCTCCGTGCCGGCGATCGTCGACGAGGACACCGGCGTCACGATGTCCGAGTCCGCGAACATCGTCGAGTACATCGAGCACACGTACGGGGCCGGCGAATCCGGCGACGGTACGGGAACCGATGCCGCCGGAGGTGGCGCCTGA
- a CDS encoding replication factor C small subunit produces MSEADTEDGAGTAGREVWIEKYRPQRLADVSGHEDIVSRLESYIERNDLPHLLFAGPAGVGKTTCAVAIAREIYGDDWRTNFLELNASDQRGIDVVRDRIKNFARSSFGGYDYRVIFLDEADSLTDDAQSALRRTMEQFSDNTRFVLSCNYSSKIIDPIQSRCAVFRFSPLSDEAVAEQIREIADTEDIELTEDGLDALVYAANGDMRRAINSLQAAATTGEVVDEEAVYQITATARPEEIEAMVEDALDGDFSKSRATLDTLLTETGMAGGDIIDQLHRSVWDFGLTDREAVRLMERIGEADYRITEGANEQVQLEALLASLALDSQ; encoded by the coding sequence ATGAGCGAGGCCGACACCGAGGACGGGGCCGGGACGGCGGGTCGGGAGGTCTGGATCGAGAAGTACCGACCCCAGCGGCTCGCGGACGTGAGCGGGCACGAGGACATCGTCTCGCGCCTGGAGAGCTACATCGAGCGGAACGACCTGCCGCATCTCCTCTTCGCGGGCCCGGCGGGCGTCGGGAAGACGACCTGCGCGGTCGCCATCGCCCGGGAGATCTACGGCGACGACTGGCGGACGAACTTCCTCGAGCTGAACGCCTCCGACCAGCGCGGTATCGACGTCGTGCGCGACCGGATCAAGAACTTCGCGCGCTCGTCGTTCGGCGGCTACGACTACCGGGTCATCTTCCTCGACGAGGCCGACTCGCTGACCGACGACGCCCAGTCGGCGCTCCGCCGGACGATGGAGCAGTTCTCGGACAACACGCGCTTCGTCCTCTCGTGTAACTACTCCTCGAAGATCATCGACCCGATCCAGTCCCGGTGTGCCGTCTTCCGCTTCTCGCCCCTCTCCGACGAGGCCGTCGCCGAGCAGATCCGGGAGATCGCCGACACCGAGGACATCGAACTCACCGAGGACGGCCTCGACGCGCTCGTCTACGCGGCGAACGGCGACATGCGTCGAGCGATCAACTCACTCCAGGCCGCCGCGACGACGGGCGAGGTCGTCGACGAGGAGGCGGTGTACCAGATCACCGCGACCGCGCGCCCGGAGGAGATCGAGGCGATGGTCGAGGACGCGCTCGACGGCGACTTCTCGAAGTCACGCGCGACGCTCGACACCCTGCTGACGGAGACGGGGATGGCCGGCGGCGACATCATCGACCAGCTCCACCGCTCGGTGTGGGACTTCGGGCTCACCGACCGGGAGGCGGTTCGCCTGATGGAGCGCATCGGCGAGGCCGACTACCGCATCACGGAGGGCGCGAACGAGCAGGTGCAGTTGGAGGCCCTCCTCGCGTCCCTCGCGCTGGACTCCCAGTAA
- a CDS encoding redoxin domain-containing protein, with product MPDFEVVDLPEADHPEEGDTAPDFTRPLVNDEYWADASLSELTDEGPVVLVFFPMDGAFPATYVWNEIRDRGWGSGEAAADGPTVVGVSISSPYEHETFIDERGIDYRLFSDPDAGAAAEYGIEHDLDGMAGVTEHRPAVFLLDRDRTVEYAWVASEWPDFPDYDEIDEEIARL from the coding sequence ATGCCCGACTTCGAGGTCGTCGATCTCCCCGAGGCCGACCACCCGGAGGAGGGTGACACGGCGCCCGACTTCACGCGGCCCCTCGTGAACGACGAGTACTGGGCCGACGCCTCGCTCTCGGAGTTGACCGACGAGGGTCCCGTCGTGCTCGTCTTCTTCCCGATGGACGGCGCGTTCCCGGCGACGTACGTCTGGAACGAGATCCGGGACCGGGGCTGGGGGAGCGGGGAGGCCGCGGCCGACGGCCCGACGGTCGTCGGCGTCTCCATCTCCTCGCCGTACGAGCACGAGACGTTCATCGACGAGCGAGGGATAGACTATCGGCTGTTCTCGGACCCCGACGCCGGCGCCGCGGCCGAGTACGGCATCGAGCACGACCTCGACGGGATGGCGGGGGTGACCGAGCACCGCCCCGCGGTGTTCCTGCTCGACCGCGACCGAACGGTCGAGTACGCGTGGGTCGCCAGCGAGTGGCCCGACTTCCCGGACTACGACGAGATCGATGAGGAGATCGCCCGCCTGTAG
- a CDS encoding conditioned medium-induced protein 4 produces the protein MDEKTAELRDIFIDATGSDTVTESQEESPGTLADESADDEARVRELIATMRERYEFASDLDDEDLETIVRLYHEDAADEQIAAELQADEEEMFDARMDLHLVRESDRDAPFGMELLRSMYVENIPLEEIADQFGTDEATVAHYVEVVEADMESTRANDRFRDEFAELLSDADLAGGLTDEAHEDGLREATEDMETDVSF, from the coding sequence ATGGACGAAAAGACGGCCGAGCTCCGGGACATCTTCATCGATGCGACCGGGTCGGACACCGTGACGGAGAGCCAGGAGGAGTCGCCCGGCACGCTGGCTGACGAATCGGCCGACGACGAGGCCCGCGTACGGGAACTCATCGCCACGATGCGCGAGCGGTACGAGTTCGCCTCCGACCTCGACGACGAGGACCTCGAGACGATCGTCCGGCTGTACCACGAGGACGCCGCCGACGAGCAGATCGCCGCCGAGCTCCAGGCCGACGAGGAGGAGATGTTCGACGCCCGGATGGATCTCCACCTGGTCCGGGAGTCGGACCGGGACGCCCCGTTCGGCATGGAGCTCCTGCGGTCGATGTACGTCGAGAACATCCCGCTCGAGGAGATCGCCGACCAGTTCGGTACCGACGAGGCGACGGTAGCCCACTACGTGGAGGTGGTCGAGGCGGACATGGAGTCGACGCGGGCGAACGACCGCTTCCGCGACGAGTTCGCCGAACTGCTCTCGGACGCCGACCTCGCGGGCGGGCTCACCGACGAGGCCCACGAGGACGGCCTCCGCGAGGCGACCGAGGACATGGAGACCGACGTTTCCTTCTAG